Proteins from one Canis lupus familiaris isolate Mischka breed German Shepherd chromosome 26, alternate assembly UU_Cfam_GSD_1.0, whole genome shotgun sequence genomic window:
- the FAS gene encoding tumor necrosis factor receptor superfamily member 6 isoform X2, translated as MWGAWAVRCLTLASIAGPWPRGVKAQVTSLSYKVLRSGRNVTMGDVRCWEDPLHGNSLCCDACPPGTRKESDCTSYAGKSHCVPCQEGEEYTDKTHLSPKCRRCGICDGEHGLEVERNCTQTQNTKCRCKPNFYCDVSPCEHCNPCSTCEHGILERCTPTSDTKCEEGSSSRYLWFCVLIPILTSVLVCWWLFKRRRTKGNVTLGPTPSPPTEVIPINCADIDLSKYIIGIAEQMKIKQVREFVRKNGINEAKIDEIKNDNLQDTAEQKVQLLRHWYQVHGRRGAYHTLIRGLRKAHLRALAERIQETIQKDVAS; from the exons ACGCTCGCCTCCATCGCTGGACCGTGGCCCAGGGGGGTGAAGGCTCAAGTGACCAGCCTCAGCTACAAAGTGTTGAGATCGGGTAGGAACGTCACCATGGGAGACGTCAGGTGCTGGGAAGACCCGCTTCACGGGAACAGCCTGTGCTGTGACGCGTGTCCTCCCG GCACACGGAAGGAAAGTGACTGCACGTCTTATGCGGGTAAATCACACTGTGTGCCCTGCCAAGAAGGGGAGGAGTACACAGACAAGACGCATTTGTCTCCTAAATGCAGGAGATGTGGAATCTGCGATGGAGAGCATG GCTTAGAAGTGGAAAGAAACTGTACTCAGACCCAGAATACCAAGTGCAGATGTAAACCAAACTTCTACTGTGACGTCTCTCCGTGCGAACACTGCAACCCGTGTAGCAC gtGTGAACATGGAATCCTTGAGAGGTGCACACCGACCAGCGACACCAAATGTGAAGAAG GATCCAGCTCCAGATACCTGTGGTTTTGCGTCCTCATCCCGATTCTGACGTCCGTGCTCGTGTGCTGGT GGCTGTTCAAACGGCGCAGGACAAAAGGGAATGTCACCCTGGGACCCACACCGTCCCCTCCTACT GAAGTGATACCAATAAACTGTGCAG ACATCGACCTGAGCAAATACATCATCGGCATCgctgaacaaatgaaaataaaacaggtcAGGGAATTCGTTCGGAAGAACGGGATCAACGAAGCCAAGATAGACGAGATCAAGAACGACAACCTGCAGGACACAGCGGAGCAGAAGGTGCAGCTGCTGCGTCACTGGTACCAGGTGCACGGGAGGAGGGGCGCGTATCACACCTTAATCAGAGGCCTCAGAAAAGCCCATCTTCGCGCGCTGGCGGAGAGGATTCAGGAAACGATCCAGAAGGACGTTGCCAGTTAG
- the FAS gene encoding tumor necrosis factor receptor superfamily member 6 isoform X1: MLIKIFCSKLRVMPWTKTLASIAGPWPRGVKAQVTSLSYKVLRSGRNVTMGDVRCWEDPLHGNSLCCDACPPGTRKESDCTSYAGKSHCVPCQEGEEYTDKTHLSPKCRRCGICDGEHGLEVERNCTQTQNTKCRCKPNFYCDVSPCEHCNPCSTCEHGILERCTPTSDTKCEEGSSSRYLWFCVLIPILTSVLVCWWLFKRRRTKGNVTLGPTPSPPTEVIPINCADIDLSKYIIGIAEQMKIKQVREFVRKNGINEAKIDEIKNDNLQDTAEQKVQLLRHWYQVHGRRGAYHTLIRGLRKAHLRALAERIQETIQKDVAS, from the exons ATGCTGATAAAGATCTTTTGCTCCAAGTTGCGTGTCATGCCTTGGACAAAG ACGCTCGCCTCCATCGCTGGACCGTGGCCCAGGGGGGTGAAGGCTCAAGTGACCAGCCTCAGCTACAAAGTGTTGAGATCGGGTAGGAACGTCACCATGGGAGACGTCAGGTGCTGGGAAGACCCGCTTCACGGGAACAGCCTGTGCTGTGACGCGTGTCCTCCCG GCACACGGAAGGAAAGTGACTGCACGTCTTATGCGGGTAAATCACACTGTGTGCCCTGCCAAGAAGGGGAGGAGTACACAGACAAGACGCATTTGTCTCCTAAATGCAGGAGATGTGGAATCTGCGATGGAGAGCATG GCTTAGAAGTGGAAAGAAACTGTACTCAGACCCAGAATACCAAGTGCAGATGTAAACCAAACTTCTACTGTGACGTCTCTCCGTGCGAACACTGCAACCCGTGTAGCAC gtGTGAACATGGAATCCTTGAGAGGTGCACACCGACCAGCGACACCAAATGTGAAGAAG GATCCAGCTCCAGATACCTGTGGTTTTGCGTCCTCATCCCGATTCTGACGTCCGTGCTCGTGTGCTGGT GGCTGTTCAAACGGCGCAGGACAAAAGGGAATGTCACCCTGGGACCCACACCGTCCCCTCCTACT GAAGTGATACCAATAAACTGTGCAG ACATCGACCTGAGCAAATACATCATCGGCATCgctgaacaaatgaaaataaaacaggtcAGGGAATTCGTTCGGAAGAACGGGATCAACGAAGCCAAGATAGACGAGATCAAGAACGACAACCTGCAGGACACAGCGGAGCAGAAGGTGCAGCTGCTGCGTCACTGGTACCAGGTGCACGGGAGGAGGGGCGCGTATCACACCTTAATCAGAGGCCTCAGAAAAGCCCATCTTCGCGCGCTGGCGGAGAGGATTCAGGAAACGATCCAGAAGGACGTTGCCAGTTAG